In one window of Fulvia fulva chromosome 5, complete sequence DNA:
- a CDS encoding Peroxisomal adenine nucleotide transporter 1 encodes MSRFSDRIFEYNSQLDAFTLYHLIQEETGSKNRFDGPALPALGHALAGAVASALSKSVVYPIDTIVTRMQVQKGLKGEKEADSAANGAGVEYKDPVDAARKIYKNEGGLSAFYAGLNSDIAKHVGDAFLFFLAYNAARDRLLKQQGGKQLSVATELGVGVVAGALSKVVTQPISNIVVRQQTAALTSARDPTSSSSSRDNQSVRNIANQIRSEKGLAGFWSGYSAQLILTLNPAMTFAADNILRSLLPKRYRENPSASQTFFIAALSKVIATSLTYPVMLAKSRAQASSSPPPSPSSDNDSDPEYHKIDTTASPTQLRLTQARRALQQTLTQLSRLLEGQAALLRSLRKIYAHEGLGGLYSGLEGEVVKGFLQHGLTMMVKENVHGGVIQLYYVLLKLTKRWPAEFNLETVKKDAEAVARDAAHRAENV; translated from the exons ATGTCGCGCTTCAGTGATCGCATCTTTGAGTACAACTCCCAACTT GACGCTTTCACACTCTACCACCTGATTCAGGAAGAGACGGGGAGTAAGAACCGATTCGATGGACCCGCCTTACCTGCTCTAGGCCATGCTTTGGCTGGGGCTGTTGCGAGTGCCCTTTCGAAGAGTGTTGTCTACCCCATCGATACGATCGTCACGCGGATGCAAGTGCAGAAGGGACTGAAGGGCGAGAAAGAGGCAGACAGTGCGGCGAATGGGGCTGGTGTGGAGTACAAAGATCCCGTTGATGCGGCGAGGAAGATCTACAAGAACGAGGGAGGACTGTCTGCTTTCTACGCAGGCCTGAATAGCGACATCGCGAAACACGTTGGAGATGCCTTCCTATTCTTCCTGGCATACAACGCGGCGCGAGACCGACTTCTGAAGCAACAGGGCGGAAAGCAGTTGAGCGTGGCCACAGAGCTGGGCGTCGGCGTGGTGGCAGGAGCCTTGAGCAAGGTAGTCACACAACCCATCTCAAACATCGTGGTACGCCAGCAAACAGCAGCCCTAACATCAGCCCGAGATCCCACCTCCAGCTCCTCTTCCAGGGACAATCAGAGCGTCCGCAACATCGCCAACCAAATCCGCAGCGAAAAGGGCCTCGCAGGCTTCTGGTCCGGCTACAGCGCCCAGCTCATCCTCACCCTCAACCCAGCCATGACCTTCGCCGCAGACAACATCCTCCGTTCCCTGCTCCCAAAACGCTACCGCGAGAACCCCTCTGCAAGTCAGACTTTCTTCATCGCAGCCCTCTCTAAAGTCATCGCAACCTCCCTAACCTACCCCGTCATGCTCGCCAAATCTCGCGCCCAAGCATCCAGCTCCCCACCACCGTCCCCATCCTCCGACAACGACAGCGATCCCGAATACCACAAGATCGACACTACCGCCTCGCCCACTCAACTCCGCCTGACACAAGCCCGCCGCGCCCTACAACAAACCTTAACACAACTATCCCGTCTCCTCGAAGGCCAAGCCGCCTTACTCCGCTCCCTACGTAAAATCTACGCCCACGAAGGCCTGGGCGGGTTATACTCCGGCCTAGAGGGTGAAGTCGTCAAGGGCTTCCTGCAGCATGGCTTGACGATGATGGTCAAGGAGAATGTTCACGGTGGCGTCATTCAGCTTTACTACGTCTTGCTGAAGTTGACGAAGAGGTGGCCGGCGGAGTTTAATTTGGAGACCGTGAAGAAGGATGCGGAGGCTGTGGCGAGGGATGCGGCGCACAGGGCGGAGAATGTG
- a CDS encoding ABC multidrug transporter atrC: MAPKVDEKAFATAAAATNTPVQPTTDQVIDVNAKAYSDGKEHPGSDSEDNEDHKVDSDGKKEAKGSLKDYARIFKFCDRLDATLYIIAIGGSIASGAALPLMTLVFGQFTTDFNNFTAGRTSADAFRDRVDSFVLWFIWLFIARLGLAYMVNVLVSIAAIRTTRTLRKAFLESTLRQEVWHFDELGLGNAVSINTNGNRINQGIAEKLTSAVQGFSLFFSSFIIAIAVQWKLALIAMSILPVLLGTIAGIIGIDVKIEARIMRFYSTGAALAQDAISSIRTIHAFGAQDKIVAKYDEFLKDAHKIGKKKSPLYGILFSTETFLVMSATALSFWQGYRMFRSEEITSVGTVFTVVLSISIGTTSMQAILPAQQAIANASSAASELLSVIDKESLLDPLSPDGLQPNECAGDIQIRNLSFAYPSRPQAKVLRDLTLSIPAGKTTALVGPSGCGKSTLVGLLERWYQPTSGSIQLDGTEVSDYNTKWLRSSIRLVQQEPVLFRGTVFQNVAKGFVGAQLELPQEKQLELVKEACRQSNAHDFIMELPEGYDTQVGERASMLSGGQRQRVAIARSIISEPRVLLLDEATSALDPTAERVVQSALNRVSKDKTTLIIAHKLATVKAADNIAVMQQGVVIEQGTHKELVDRDGLYASMVRAQDLNTEAGEAEIMDEDDEKKLEPTVSLQGTKSTVGSTKAEKEIETLTAGTLNYSLIKCIWIMFAENRELYWCYGLSAVGCLIGGGTYPAQAILFSRLIKVFVIPDPNRAQQQADLFALMFFVLALANFAAYFAIGWCCNTIGQVVTHRYRKEMLDHILNFDQDFFDRPENSSGSLASKLTSVPTSLMELISANVMLMFIVIVNVVASSVLGIAFGWKLGLVVVFGGLPVLIGSGFIRIRMDQKLEKDSGERFADSAGLATEAVTSIKTISSLTLESEIMKEYAQAMDGIVASSTRGFLITLVPYALSQSLEFLVLALGFWYGSRLIASREYTTTQFFVVFIAVVFGGQAAGQFFGYTTSITKAKLAANYILWLRTVVPKIGETPENDDRGPSEGPIEFDDVEFRYIQRHASRVLRGISMKIKPGTYAAFVGPSGCGKSTLVALLERFYDPTSGRLNLNEEDVRNMSPKLYRGYMSLVQQEPPLYQGSVRENISIGLSYDPTDEEVETACRQSNALDFITSLPEGLNTSCGSKGGQFSGGQKQRIAVARALIRKPRLLLLDEATSALDTQSERVVQKALDEAASSRTTIAVAHRLSTIRHANVIFVVANGSIAEMGTHEELQALRGRYYAMCLAQSLDQA, translated from the exons ATGGCACCTAAGGTCGACGAGAAAGCTTTCGCGACGGCGGCAGCCGCGACCAACACCCCGGTCCAGCCAACAACAGACCAGGTGATCGATGTCAATGCCAAAGCCTATTCCGATGGCAAGGAGCACCCTGGATCCGACAGTGAAGACAACGAGGACCACAAAGTCGATAGCGACGGGAAGAAAGAAGCCAAAGGCAGCCTGAAAGATTATGCCCGCATCTTCAAGTTCTGCGATCGCCTCGATGCGACGCTGTACATTATCGCCATCGGTGGTTCCATCGCATCTGGAGCAGCCCTACCCTTGATGACCCTTGTCTTCGGCCAGTTCACGACAGATTTCAACAACTTCACCGCCGGCAGGACGAGTGCAGATGCATTTCGAGACCGCGTCGACAGCTTTGTGCTATGGTTCATATGGCTATTCATCGCCAGGCTAGGCCTGGCCTATATGGTGAATGTGCTTGTAAGCATTGCAGCAATCCGGACAACACGAACGTTGCGAAAAGCATTCCTCGAAAGCACACTACGGCAAGAGGTATGGCACTTCGACGAGCTGGGTCTTGGAAACGCCGTGTCCATCAATACGAACGGCAATCGCATCAATCAAGGCATCGCTGAGAAGTTGACCTCCGCTGTCCAAGGCTTCTCGCTGTTCTTCTCGTCCTTCATCATTGCGATAGCGGTACAATGGAAGCTGGCCTTGATCGCAATGAGCATTCTACCTGTTCTGCTTGGGACAATCGCCGGTATCATTGGCATTGACGTCAAGATCGAGGCTAGGATCATGCGGTTCTATTCGACAGGAGCTGCTTTAGCTCAAGATGCCATCAGCTCAATCCGCACGATCCATGCTTTCGGTGCTCAGGACAAGATCGTCGCCAAATACGACGAGTTTCTGAAGGATGCACACAAGATCGGCAAGAAGAAGTCACCTCTGTACGGAATTCTGTTCTCTACAGAGACTTTCCTAGTCATGAGCGCCACAGCCCTGTCCTTCTGGCAGGGCTATCGGATGTTTCGCAGCGAGGAGATCACCAGCGTCGGTACTGTCTTCACAGTCGTGCTTTCAATCTCGATCGGTACGACATCAATGCAGGCTATCCTGCCTGCTCAGCAAGCAATAGCCAACGCTTCATCAGCAGCGTCAGAGCTTTTGTCCGTCATCGACAAGGAGTCACTACTTGACCCACTGTCGCCGGACGGTCTTCAGCCCAACGAATGTGCCGGTGACATTCAGATCCGCAACCTGTCCTTTGCATATCCATCGAGACCACAGGCCAAGGTCTTGAGAGACTTGACTTTGTCCATCCCAGCAGGAAAGACTACCGCTCTGGTCGGTCCGTCTGGTTGTGGAAAGAGCACGCTCGTGGGCCTGCTCGAACGATGGTATCAGCCAACATCGGGCTCAATCCAGCTTGATGGCACTGAGGTGTCAGACTACAACACCAAATGGCTAAGGAGCAGCATACGGCTTGTTCAGCAAGAGCCAGTTCTGTTCAGAGGCACGGTCTTTCAGAATGTGGCGAAAGGCTTTGTCGGCGCTCAGCTTGAGCTTCCACAAGAGAAGCAGCTGGAGCTGGTCAAGGAAGCCTGTCGTCAAAGCAACGCACATGACTTCATCATGGAACTACCAGAAGGATACGACACTCAAGTTGGCGAACGTGCTTCCATGTTATCGGGAGGTCAGCGTCAGCGAGTGGCCATTGCTCGTTCAATCATCTCCGAGCCCAGAGTTCTGCTGCTTGACGAGGCTACATCTGCACTGGACCCGACTGCAGAGAGAGTGGTCCAATCTGCGCTCAATCGCGTCTCAAAAGACAAGACGACACTTATTATTGCCCACAAATTGGCAACTGTGAAAGCGGCTGACAATATCGCCGTCATGCAGCAAGGTGTTGTGATAGAGCAAGGCACCCACAAAGAGCTCGTCGACCGAGATGGATTATACGCCAGCATGGTCCGCGCCCAAGATCTGAACACCGAAGCGGGCGAGGCCGAAATCATGGACGAGGACGATGAAAAGAAGCTGGAGCCTACTGTGAGTCTGCAAGGAACAAAGTCTACAGTAGGCAGCACGAAAGCCGAGAAGGAGATTGAGACGCTCACAGCAGGCACCCTCAACTACTCCCTCATCAAGTGCATTTGGATCATGTTCGCCGAGAACAGGGAACTCTACTGGTGTTATGGTCTCTCCGCGGTTGGCTGTTTGATCGGTGGAGGAACATACCCAGCACAAGCCATCCTCTTCTCACGACTCATCAAAGTCTTCGTCATACCTGATCCGAATCGAGCACAGCAGCAGGCGGATTTGTTTGCGCTAATGTTCTTCGTCCTCGCTCTCGCGAACTTTGCTGCTTACTTTGCTATCGGCTGGTGCTGCAACACGATCGGGCAAGTTGTGACGCATCGCTACAGGAAGGAAATGCTGGACCATATCCTCAACTTCGATCAGGACTTCTTCGACCGACCGGAAAACTCCTCTGGGTCTCTGGCTTCGAAGCTGACATCGGTGCCGACTTCGTTGATGGAACTCATCTCTGCGAACGTCATGCTGATGTTCATTGTGATTGTCAATGTGGTGGCATCGAGCGTGCTGGGTATCGCTTTTGGATGGAAGCTCGGTCTTGTTGTGGTATTTGGTGGTCTTCCCGTCCTCATCGGCTCCGGCTTCATCAGGATCCGAATGGACCAAAAGCTGGAGAAGGACTCTGGCGAACGCTTCGCCGATAGTGCTGGACTCGCTACTGAGGCTGTCACATCAATCAAGACAATTTCTTCCCTGACTTTGGAGAGTGAGATCATGAAGGAGTACGCCCAAGCTATGGATGGTATTGTTGCATCCTCGACAAGAGGCTTCCTCATCACCCTTGTGCCATACGCACTTTCACAATCTCTCGAATTCCTGGTTCTCGCCCTGGGCTTCTGGTACGGTTCTCGTCTCATCGCAAGCCGCGAGTACACGACAACACAGTTCTTCGTAGTCTTCATTGCTGTCGTGTTTGGAGGCCAAGCAGCCGGCCAATTCTTTGGATACACGACCTCAATTACGAAGGCAAAGCTTGCTGCCAACTATATCCTATGGCTGCGTACAGTCGTCCCCAAGATTGGCGAGACGCCTGAGAACGACGACAGGGGCCCATCAGAGGGACCGATCGAGTTCGACGATGTTGAGTTCAGATACATCCAGCGCCATGCTTCAAGAGTGCTGCGAGGCATCAGCATGAAG ATCAAACCAGGCACATACGCAGCATTCGTCGGCCCCTCAGGCTGCGGCAAATCCACCCTCGTAGCCCTCCTCGAACGCTTCTACGACCCTACCTCCGGTCGCCTCAACCTCAACGAAGAAGACGTCCGCAACATGTCGCCCAAGCTCTACCGCGGCTACATGTCCCTAGTTCAACAAGAACCTCCCCTCTACCAAGGAAGTGTTCGTGAGAACATCTCCATCGGCCTCTCCTACGATCCCACCGACGAGGAGGTAGAGACGGCATGTCGGCAGTCGAATGCCCTAGACTTCATCACATCGCTCCCTGAGGGGTTGAACACTTCGTGTGGAAGTAAGGGTGGTCAGTTTAGTGGTGGACAGAAACAGAGGATCGCTGTTGCTCGTGCTCTGATCCGCAAACCTCGGTTACTACTGCTGGATGAAGCCACTAGTGCGCTCGATACACAGAGTGAGCGAGTCGTGCAGAAAGCACTGGATGAGGCTGCGAGCTCGAGGACGACGATCGCGGTGGCACATCGGTTGAGTACGATACGGCATGCGAATGTGATTTTCGTCGTTGCGAATGGAAGTATTGCGGAGATGGGGACGCATGAGGAGTTGCAGGCTTTGAGGGGGCGGTATTATGCTATGTGTTTGGCGCAGAGTTTGGATCAGGCTTGA
- a CDS encoding DSC E3 ubiquitin ligase complex subunit 2: protein MLASGFKDAPVTKLLVTAVVIISFLASLTDTKYYFWIDVRPHLLDYWQWWRLFIWQLCYTNSTEVFFTTAVLYNLRVIERLWGSRKFASFILSTFLYNAILPPILLTLVIRPLSFGRINYLPAGPTPLVFSLLAQYHAAIPYIYKYRVSSGLGTGDDGIMLTSKATSYLLPAQLALAQLPGSALAAAVGWVVGLAYRRDILPGVTAWRVPTWVIGGSDATRKERFNTMRRRMEGEVGQATGVDTNREGSGEGRRRGVLGGLADQFRGAF, encoded by the exons ATGCTTGCTTCCGGCTTCAAAGATGCGCCGGTGACAAAGCTGCTCGTGACGGCAGTCGTCATCATATCCTTCCTCGCAAGCCTGACAGACACGAAGTACTACTTCTGGATCGACGTCAGGCCACATCTCCTCGACTACTGGCAATGGTGGAGACTGTTTATATGGCAGCTATGCTACACCAACAGCACAGAAGTGTTCTTCACGACGGCTGTATTGTACAACCTGCGCGTCATTGAGCGGCTCTGGGGTAGCAGGAAGTTTGCT TCCTTCATCCTGTCAACATTTCTTTACAACGCCATACTTCCACCGATCCTGCTCACACTAGTCATACGACCCTTGAGCTTCGGCAGAATCAACTACCTCCCAGCAGGACCAACACCACTCGTGTTCTCACTTCTAGCTCAGTACCACGCCGCAATTCCTTACATCTACAAATATCGAGTTTCGAGCGGCCTGGGCACCGGTGACGACGGCATCATGCTCACTTCGAAAGCGACGAGCTATCTGCTCCCAGCACAACTAGCCTTAGCACAACTTCCAGGCTCGGCTCTGGCAGCAGCCGTTGGGTGGGTTGTGGGACTGGCATACAGACGCGATATCCTCCCTGGGGTAACAGCATGGCGGGTGCCGACGTGGGTGATTGGTGGAAGTGATGCAACTCGGAAAGAGCGCTTCAACACAATGAGAAGAAGAATGGAAGGTGAAGTCGGACAAGCCACTGGTGTAGACACAAATCGGGAGGGTTCAGGTGAAGGCAGGCGGAGAGGAGTGCTTGGCGGGCTGGCAGATCAGTTTAGGGGTGCATTCTAA